The proteins below come from a single Thunnus thynnus chromosome 10, fThuThy2.1, whole genome shotgun sequence genomic window:
- the LOC137191488 gene encoding DOMON domain-containing protein FRRS1L produces the protein MAMISLRRLIVQLLVLLIQSGWWGVAPSPTDEGALRAGHGEHGEPGHQEPHKDSYSTFASEFLESRYLSDDGYPFPTAPPVDPFAKIKVIDCGVTKGCIRYGKPGCDAETCDYFLSYRRIGTDVEYEMSADTDGWVAVGFSSDKKMGGDDVMGCVHDDNGRVRIHHFYNVGQWAKEIKRNPARDEEGIFENNRVTCRFKRPLYVPREETLVDLHLSWYYLFAWGPAIQGSITRHDIDSPPVSDHMISIYKYEDIFMPSTAYQTFNSPLCLLLIVALTFYLLMGTP, from the exons ATGGCCATGATTTCCCTGCGGAGGCTTATTGTGCAGCTCTTGGTGCTGTTGATCCAAAGTGGATGGTGGGGGGTCGCGCCGAGCCCAACCGATGAGGGAGCACTCCGGGCCGGCCACGGGGAGCACGGAGAGCCGGGACACCAGGAGCCCCACAAAGACTCCTACAGCACCTTCGCCTCTGAGTTCCTGGAGTCCAGATATCTGTCCGATGACG GTTATCCATTCCCCACCGCCCCACCAGTGGATCCCTTTGCCAAGATCAAAGTCATCGACTGCGGAGTGACCAAAGGATGCATAAG GTACGGGAAGCCAGGGTGTGATGCGGAGACATGTGACTACTTCCTGAGTTATCGTCGCATTGGGACAGACGTGGAGTATGAGATGAGTGCAGACACTGACGGCTGGGTGGCCGTAGGTTTCTCCTCTGACAAGAAAATG GGAGGCGATGATGTCATGGGTTGTGTCCACGATGATAACGGACGCGTGCGGATTCATCACTTCTACAATGTCGGCCAGTGGGCCAAGGAGATCAAGAGAAACCCGGCCAGAGACGAAGAGGGCATCTTTGAAAACAACCGTGTGACCTGCCGCTTCAAGCGGCCGTTATACGTCCCCAGAGAGGAAACACTTGTAGACTTACACCTGTCATGGTATTACCTGTTTGCATGGGGACCTGCCATACAAG GTTCCATCACAAGGCATGACATCGACAGTCCGCCAGTCAGCGACCACATGATCAGCATCTATAAGTATGAGGACATCTTCATGCCTTCCACAGCCTACCAGACCTTCAactctcctctctgtttacTGCTCATTGTAGCCCTCACCTTCTACTTACTAATGGGAACGCCCTAA